The Clostridium aceticum genomic interval TTATATATGTTTGTTAAATCATCCCCCCACCACAGTGCCATAGGAAATCGATTTTCAAGAAGCATAGCAGTTATACTACATAAGCTTGCGTCCCATTCTTCCATTGTACCTAACGATGTGCTGCTCCAATCAAGCTTTTGTACAAGGGTTTTCATATCATTATCACTTGGCAATATCAATTCATCCATTTAAAGTCCTCCTTATTTTACTATGTCAGTTTGCATAACTTCTACATCGGGGTAGCAATATAGTTATCCACTTAATAGGTCGTATATATTATTTAATGAATTTCTACATAATCCATAATATTCCTTTAATTTGTCCTATTTTTTTACATCTTTCCTTGATCTACAACCAATTCAGCATTAGTTGATATTCTTGCACCGTATCCTATAGAAACTAAAATAAAGAGAATGACACACCTAAAACAGTTTTGCCACCCAGCTGTAAAATTGGGTGGCAAATTAATATATTTTTACTGTAAAGGTCTTCTAAAGGGATTACACAGAAGTCCTCTATTTAAAAAACTACTCCGATACAATATTAACACTTCTTGTTGAAGAATCCCAGGTTGTTTTTACACCGAAGGCGTTGGATATAAAGGAAATGGGTACATAAGTTCTTGAATTTGCTATAATAGGTGGTGCATCTAGCAAGACAACCTCGTCATTAACTAAGGCATTAACTGAATCTATTGTAAGTATTAAATTAACTGTATCTTTACTTATAACAACTTGTCTTTCTAAAGCATGCCATTTAACTTCAGCATCTAAAGCTTCTGCTACAGCAGATATTGGAACCATCGTCCTTGCATTTAAAATCATTGCAGGTGATGGTAGCTGAAGTTTTTGATTATTTACGATAATTTGTATTGCTTCTTCAGTATTAGAAGAGGTAGGTTGACTTGACTCATTCATGTTGCTATTAGCTGACTTTTCATTGTCATAAACCGCCAATACTGTATTTAACTTCCTGCCTGGTCTTGTAATATATCTAGTATTTGCATAAAGTGCAGAAGATGCTCCTCCATCAAGATTGGTAGCCGCAATACATCCAATTTCCTTCATAATACTGGCCAATTCTGTCATTCTAATGCTTGATCCAGTAACCATCAGCACCTTCCCATCGGCTGTGATTCCAATAGCAGACCTTTGAGCAGGATTCTGGTTAATTTTGTCCTCAGTAAATTCACTGTTTGCTGGATCATATACTATTTTCCCATCTAAAATAAGTAAGGGACCTGCCTCTACCATTGTTTCAATATTATCTTTGGCAAATTCTTCTCCATTGTTAATAATAATTTCTCTATTTTTTGTGACAGCGAATGAACCACGATTTATAGTAGCGCCACTGTTAATTTGTTTCCCATTCTTATAAATATATCCCCAAGGAATGATATCTGCTTCATTTTGTGCATATGCATTAAAATAATTTCCGTTAATAGCAGCAACCGGTGTACTTCTGTTTATCATACTAGTAAAATCCTCCCAACCTACTCGACTATCATTTGCATTTATAACGTCAAAACTAAGATTGGGATTGTTAAAATTAACGGTTACAACATGAATATTTTTACCTTGAACCTTCATGCTGCTGTAAGTAACACTCTCTGAACTGGCTACAGAATAGAAGCTAGATAAGTTGAAGAAAAAAAGTAAAGTCATTAAAAAACATGTTTTTTTCATTTTCATTTGAATTCCTCCTGCGATTAGTTTTAATACCTATTCGGCAAGAGTCCTATAATTCCTGCTTATATCTTATAAAATATTCCTTTGTAAGTTCCATTATCTTCTTTTCAATCTACTTTTGCCTTCTTGGGGATGGTCAAAATTCATCTTCCTCCATTGGAACGGGAATAACCCATATCTCCATATAAGCGACATCCGACATACCCTTATAATATTTTTCCGCTAAAAAAGGTCGTGTTGTCAATTTTTGATTTGCCAACCAAGTTCCAAAGAGGTAGTTCATGGCTTTGCCCAGCGCAGAAGTAGTAAGCTCCTCAAAGCTCTCTGCTTCAAAACAGCATACCACATACTCGGATGCCAGTCACCTCACCAACAGGCGCCTGAGATATAGAGACTTGAGCAGAAAGACCAACATAGTTTTCAGTGGTATCCAGTTTCCTGCGGGTGATTTCTAGAACTATGCTGTCAGTAATCAACGGTACATCTTCATCAATCATCACGTAATTTAGCAGTAACTCTGGCTTCAAGATCTGATTAAGACGGAGGGGATTAGCCCGAAATTCTTTTGGCGTTATCCCATACGCAGCTTTATATATTCATTCCCCGGCTTCTTTACCAACCGTTTGAATAAGCGCTGAAAATAAAATTGCGAGAGTGCCGCCATTTCTGCCAGTTCTTCAATCTTAATCTCTTCAGACATATTTCCCTCGATATAATCTATAGTTTTTTGTATTCCTTCCCATGCGTGCATCATAAGCACCTCCTTATCAATAGTATAATACTAGATCTATATCCTACGCTTGACAGCTAATACCTTTTTTATAAAAAACCTTGCAGTAAAATTCATGCAAATCCATACACACCACATAGGTTTTCATGTTGGTTTTGTGTAAAAAGTTATACCCCTTTAAACTGTAAGGGGGTATAACTTCTGGTACTTATCAATCATTGATTAAACCTGCTCTAACCAATAGACTGCGAATAGCCGTTGCTGCCTCAGCATAGGTGAAGGTGTCTTTTGGATTAATGGTTTCACCAGTTCGACCACTAAACACGCCTATACTGACGGTCTTTTTGACAAACTCATAGGCCCAGGCTGCTATCTCTTCTTTATCTTTGTAGTTTTCTATTCTGCTATTATCTATTTCTTTTAATCCTACTATATCCATCGCCTTTGAATACATTACCATGGCTTCTTCTCTACTTATCTTTGCATCTGGTCTAAAGCTTCCATCTGGATATCCCTTTATGATGCCATATTCTGTTGCTGTTTCAATAGCATCTGCTAATTTATTAGTTACTTCTACATCTGTGAATTTGCTAACTTTTGCGACTCCAGTTCTATATATTCCAAGGGCCTTTGTTATATACTTTGCAAATTCTCCCCTTGTTATATACCCTTCGGGGTTAAAGGTTTCGGGGTTCTTTATCACTAATCTTGATGCCATGTCATTTACCGCTGCTTTTGACCAGTGGTTTTCTACTGATGCTACTGTTATTGGGTTCCATACTACTAAGTAACTGGAGTTTGTTAAAGAGTTTAGCTTTGCATACCATTTCCCATTTTCCATGTATACCGTTGTTGGTATATGGGAGAAGGTTCCATCTGCATTATATATTATTCCTGTTGTTATTTTGCTTGGGTCAACATCTTGTGGTATTTCCATCACTCGAGATACGTAACTGGTAAACTGGCTTACTATTGTCTCCTGCACCTCTCCTGCGGTGCTGATGGTCCTAGCCACTATTTGAAACTCTACTGGCTGTGTTATTACTTCCATGCCTTGGTCTCTTCCTCGTTGGACTATTTCGTTGACTTTTATTTCGCTGCTATAGTTTATCCGCACCTCTATTTCTATTTGCTGTAGGGATGTGACGTCCACATTCAACATAGCTGCCACTTTTTCGATAGCTATTTCTTTAGCTGGGATGACGTAATCTACCTTTTCTGTATTTATGACTAGAGTAAACTGATTATCTTCCATTTTTTTCACAATATCTCCGGTCAATATACTACGAATTTGGTTGGCTCCTTGAGCTGCTACTGATATTTCTAACACCTTTGGACCTTGTTTGCCTTCTGCTTGATTTAGGGCGATTATTTCGTCTATTTTTTGGCTTAATACGCTGCTATCGGTCCGCAGTTCTACGATTTTTTCTCCGTCTACTATTGCCTCTACTTCTATCTCTGTGGCTGGCCCTGGTGTAAGTGCTGGTATTGTATTGTCTGCGTTACCGCCGCCTGATGAACCTCCACCACTTGAGGTTTTTGTCCACTTTGCATAAAGGTTGATGTTGGTTGTTGCCATAATTAAAGTTGATCCTTGTGTATAGCTACTTCCTTGTCCGTTGGCTTGTGTATTCCAGCCGGCAAATGTATAACCTGTTTTTACCAGGTTTCCTGTATTACCCCGTACTGTAACAGATGCTCCCTCTTCATATGCATTGCTATCTGTCGGTACACTTCCTCCTGTGTTTCCATTGCCATGGTATGTCACAGTATATCTAGGAACTTGTACCGCTTCCCACTTAGCATATAACGTTACATTTGATATGCCCATTATGACCTGCGAACCCGGTATATAATCTATACCACTTCCATCTACTTGGGTATTCCAACCCACAAATGTATAGCCACTTCGCACTAGGTTTCCTGTATTTTCTAGGACAGTTACACTTGACCCTTCTGCGTATCTGTTGCTGTCTGTTGGTACACTTCCTCCTGTATTTCCATTACCGTAGTAAGTTACAGTGTTTAAGGTAACAAGTACTTCTGCTATTAGTGGAGTGGTGCTATTATTTAACTTGCTTTGGTTTAATGCTATAGTTCCTATGCCCTGAGTATTTAGTGAGCCATAAACTTCTAAAGTTATTTTATTGTTGCTATTACTTACTGAACTTATGTTTAATGTACTAAATATGTTTCCTAAATTTATGTCATCTGCATATACAGAGCCTGTTACTGTGTCATTATATAAGTTTAATATAAAGATTTGATTAAAATTAGTATTTCCCTTAACATTATCTGGATTTGCTGTCATTCTGATGCTGGTTGAGTCAATCCAATTTGCATACAACGTTACATTTTTAGTTCCCATTGTAAAGGTGGCACCTGCCGAATAGTTTGTCCCATGTCCATCAGCTTGGGTATTCCATCCTGTAAAAATATATCCTGTTCTTTCCAGATTTCCAGTGTTTCCTAAAACAGTTATGCTTTCTCCTTCTTCGTATGCCTTGCTGTCTAATGGTACTGACCCATCAGTGCTTCCATTTCCTTCATAGGCTACAGTATATGTTAGATTCTCAGCTCTGGTTACAGTTACTGTATATGTTTTTATAGTAGTTCCATCCTCTGCTGTGACTACTACTGTTATTGTATTTGCTCCTAGGTTAAGACCTATTGCACCTGATGCCCCACCGCTTACCACAGGGGTTCCATTTACTGTAACTGTTGCAGAAGGGTCTGTCACTGTTGGTGTCACTGTTATACTTGTAACTGCATTTGCCACGCTTGCTGTGTAGTCTGTTGTTTCACTTACAAATACTGGGTTAAGTGTTCCACTGCTAAGGCTTAGTCCTGACAGGTTAGCATTATCTGATAAAGCCGCTGCTTCCCTTGTTACTACCAGCGTATATGTCTTCATGCTTGCATCCTGGGCTGTTATCACCACTGTTATCGTATTCGCTCCTACATCAAGGTTTATTGCTCCTGATGCTGCACCACTTACCACCGCAGCTCCGTTTACTGTGACCATTGCTGTTGCATCCACCACTGTTGGCGTCACTGTTATACTTGTAACTGCATTTGCCACGCTTGCTGTGTAGTCTGTTGTTCCACTTGCAAATACTGGTGATAGTGTACCTTCACTTAGTGTAAGATTGCTCAAGTCGGCATTATTTGATGCCCCTCGAGTTACTACTACTGTATAGGACTTTGTGCTTCCATCCTGGGCTGTTACCACCACTGTTATCGTATTTTCTCCTACAGCAAGGTTTATTGCTCCTGATGCTGCACCACTTACCACTTCAGCTCCGTTTACTGTTACCGTTGCAGTAGCATCCGCCACTGTTGGCGTCACTGTTATACTTGTAACTGCATTTGCCACGCTTGTTGTATAGTCTGTTGTTCCACTTGCAAATACTGGTGATAGTGTACCTTCACTTAGTGTAAGATTGCTTAAGTCGGCATTACTTGATGCCCCTCGAGTTACTACTACTGTATAGGGCTTTGTGCTTCCATCCTGGGCTGTTACCACCACTGTTATCGTATTTTCTCCTACAGCAAGGTTTATTGCTCCTGATGCTGCACCACTTACCACGGCAGCTCCGTTTACTGTTACCGTTGCAGTAGCATCCGCTACTGTTGGCGTTACTGTCATACTGCTTACTTCATTTCCTACACTGGCTGTATATTCTGTAGTACCGCTATCAAATACTGGTGATAGTGTACCTTCACTTAGTGTAAGATTGCTCAAGTCGGCATTACTTGATGCCCCTCGAGTTACTACTACTGTATAAGGCTTTGTGCTTCCATCCTGGGCTGTTACCACTACTGTTATCGTATTCGCTCCTACAGCAAGGTTTATTGCTCCTGATGCTGCACCACTTACCACCGCAGCTCCGTTTACTGTTACCGTTGCAGTGGCATCCGCCACTGTTGGCGTCACTGTTATGCTGCTTACTTCATTTCCTACACTGGCTGTATATTCTGTAGTACCGCTATCAAATACAGTGTCTAGGGTTCCACTGCTTAAGCTTAGAGCCGATAAGTCTGCATTGTTTGACAAAGTTGTAAAACTATTTACACTTCCGTAAGATGTTCCCTGTGAGTTGGTTGCATATGCCCTTACATCATAAGTTGTATTGGGAGCCAGCCCTGTAAGGTCTACGCTATATTCTCCTGTCCCTACTGTTGAAGCCGTTACTGCTGTATAGGGTTCTCCACTGCCATTTACTCTATACTCTATTCCCCTCTCAGTTATTGTATCTCCACCATCAAAGGTTACATTGCCGCTTACCGTTGCTGATGTGGATGTTACAGACGATAAACTTCCAGTGGTCACCGTTGGCTCTGTATTAGAAGTAAAATCAATTACAAAGTTATCAAATATTAAATACTGATTTGTTCCTGTACCTGTAATAGTAAAGCTAGTTATATTTTGAAAATTCGCTGAGTTATGAGGAGCGATAATATGCCCATTATTATAAATATTTACCATGTCACCTATAACATGATGCTCTTCTAAATTGCCACCTCCAGGATTAATAGTAATTGTTTCATCAGAAGCATTTAGCCCTTTATAAGTAAATTGAGTAAGGTTGAAAGGACTATTGTCTAAAAGACGCACATTAACAGAGAAGTGTGGCGGTCCCCAACCACCATCGTGGAGCAAAATCATATCTCCAGAAGAATTATTCATACTATCGAACCAATCTTCCGGTGCAACAATTAACACATCACTCACTCTATTGGCTTCAATAACCAAAGTAACACCGTCAATTTCCTGCCTAACTGACGAAGTCTCACTTCCATTTATTGTTCCACTATCAAAATCAAATGTAATAGAATTTGAACTTGCATATGTTTCTATTGGCACAAACATACTGAGCATTACTGAAAACAAAATAACCAATACGATATTTTTCTTGTTACCCATTCGATCTACCCCCTAATTTAGAATAGCATTAGTTGTTTATAAAACTTTTTCATCAAATTTTACTTTCTGACCCATAATTAATTTTTAAAAAAACCAGAATATCTTTTCATACTCTGGTTTAATTAACTTGCATTAAGGTTTTGAGATTGTTATAGTATATGTTTTTGTATCACTGCCTATTTTAGATGAAACTATTATCGGAATAACATTTTGTCCGCTATTTAAATTAACAGATATTCCACTACCACTTGTAGTGCTTTTTCCGTCAACAGTAATAGCTGCATTATCGTCTTCTGCTTTAGGTGTAATAGTAACACTACCTATTGCAGGCATAGCATTCGCTGTATAGACAAATATACTTTTGTGAAATGCAGGATTAAGTTGTACCATTGGAGGTGATATTGTTATGTTATTCAAATACGCACTACTAGCCCTTGTCACATTCACACTATAATTCTGTACAACCCCACCAACTTTTGAAGTTACCTCTACGGTTATAGTGTTGCTTCCCACATTTAAGTTAATTGGCTGTGATGCTGTTCCACTCTGTACAACTGTACCGTTCACCTTTATAGTAGCATTAGGGTCTTCTGCAGTAGGGATTACTGTAATACTTTCGGTAGTATAGCCTACATCAGCAGTATAGGTGGAGTTTGCAGGTGAAAATGCCGGCTTAAGGATGCCGCTGCTTAATCCAAGTTTATTCAAGTAAGCACTTGTCGGCTGTGCCTGATACACTTCAAGCTGACCTATGGAAGCAAGTTGAGGATTGCAGTTAAGTCCTTTTCTAACTACTACTCTCACATATCTGGCACTTACCGGCTCAAATTTCCTGTCAGTTGCTTTAAGCGTATTTCCAATCACAGAATCAACTTTAATCCAATTAAACCTATCTAAACTAACATGAAATTCATAATCCGACATATTATATGGAGGCGAAGACCACCCCATATCACCCATATGTTTCACAACCCACCTATCAATCCAGTAAGGTGTTTGTAAATCAACATCTAATGAATTTGGAACAGTATGGGCAAGCCATCTATTTACAGGATTCAAAGAGCCGTCTACTGCGCGGGCGGGTATATAAGGTTTTATAAAACTACTTGCTTGTGCTGGCTTGTATAATGCCACATTCGTCTGGGCTTCTAACTGATCCTTCATTGCAACACATCCTTTCCTTGAAACCTTAAATTATAGACCGCTTAACTCCTCATAGGATACAGTCCCACAAGAGCCATACAGTATATCATACCTGGAACCGGCTCAGCACCTCTTAAATTAGGTATGCCAAATGTTGTACTTCCATTTCCGCCATACCTTGCCCCTAATAGTGAGTATAGTGCTTGATTTGCATTGATTTGCAAAAGCTGTCCCTCACATGCTATCCAATCTTGTGGCACAAAATTGTAAGGGAATAATTCGATTTGACCTATAAAACAATCCATACTTTAACCCCTTTCTTTATTTTATTAGTGTAAGTTTACACACTATTTCTTATAATAAAAGTCTATGTCAAAGACTGTAGTATATTGATTAGAGAAAACACTACAGTCTAAGAGTTTATAAATATGTACAACTGCTCACATATAAATAAGAAACATAATTATTTTCAGATATTTAGCAGTGTCGTACAGTTAAAGTGATATTACCCATTTCTATAGCTTCTTTAACTGGTTTTTTTAAAAATTTATAGGGACATTCTTTCACCACATTCCTATAGTGATACAACCTTGTAGATTTGGCAGGCAAAAGACCATAGTTCCATTTCCACCGTATTTTAACTTCTTTATTTTATCTAAAAATACGTAGTAAGTACCATTAGACTCTTAAAACATTTTATATACCAACCCTGGATTGTCATTCATTGCATAATAAAATGATATTTTTTCAGCAGTACTCTGTCTCATATCCATTATCTTTTTGGGCAGATTCAAGGAGCATTGCCAATTGGTCAACCTTACGTCTTCAAAGACATTTATTTCTGTAAAAAGACAAAGCTGCCAGTATTCCTGCATAATATCTTGAGGAATTTCAATTGAAACCCTTGGAAAACAAAGAGATTCATCCTTTTTCCAATTCATAGCTGAGTACTTAAATGCTGTTTCCTTGTCTAGTTCAAACACTCTACCTAAAAAACGGTAATAATCCTCCCCAGTCCTGGTTAAACCTATCATCCTGTCCTTATTTTTCTCGGGACTCATAAGGACAGCATCTATTGTTATATTCTGAGGTATCAAAATTCCCCTTTGCTCCATTTGAGGAACAAGGTTCATGGTAATGGCAACCTGAGGCTCTTTTTGTAGTGCATTTTGCATTGTTTCGGTAATAATCATATGTACTGACCTACTCTTATCCAGTTGGTATTTCGCTGCATCACATTCTACGATTTTTATGATATAGTCTTCAACCTGAAAGGCCTTGATAACCTTTTTAAGAGCTTTGATGCTGGTGGGATTTATTTCTAGTAATGTAAAACTTATCTCTTCGCTGGAAAAAACTGAGGTTAATGGTATCGCCAGAGCAGCAAAAGGACCTGTCCCAGCATACACAATATGTAATGGTCTTATATCAAACCTCTCTAGAGCAGTCTTTATACCTTCGTAAACACCCCTTATGAAACGCTTAGTTCTTAATATCTCCTTCACACATATTGCAGCCCACGTGGCTCCTATGGCCTTACCATTTGAAACGAAGATATCATTCCTATTCTCCTGTGTATCTAAATCAATTTCTGATACAGAAACAAAAAGTCGATATAAGTCATCTATAGCTTCTGTCAATTCATTATATTGATCTTCTGGTTGCAGTAATATCTGGGTAATCTTGGTTAAAGGTTTTTCAACATTATCCATTGTAGAATATCAACTCTCACTTTCTCTTTTATTATTAATGGCACATACATAAATGTATAAGACTACTGAAAAAACTGCATCTTCTTCGTTACTGCTAAAAATCAGCACCTTTAGAGATGTCTCAATTAGATGCTAAATACAGTTTGTAATTAATTTCTACATTATCCTTAATTTTCCTCTAAAATAATTGGGATTTTTCTAAAAATTTATCGACAGGAAAGAAAAGTTTCTTCCCTGTCGATAAATAGATTCATTACTTATTCTTATTACAGTTCTTTTGTGTTGTTCTATCATATTTTATTACATGTGATAAGTCAAAGTTACATAAACCACGTAAAAACTGTCTTGTCTTTTTTTCTTTTACCTGTATCTATACACATTTAATCTAATTTCATTTAATAAAGCAACCCAAGACGATTAAAAGGATAAAGTCTTACAAATGCCTTTCCTACTATATCCTTCATATCTATCAAACCTATGTCTGGATCCCTACTGTCCGCACTATTGCCCCTATTATCACCTAGTACAAATATCTTTCCTCCTGGAATAATTAAATTTATATTTCCTTCTGTATAATCGGTCTTTATATAAGCTTCATTTAAAATCTCACCATTCTTTATAACTTTTCCATCACTGATAGTAATTTCATCTCCAGGTATTGCAATAACTCTCTTTATAAGAAGTTTACTTTTGTCTTTACTGGATTTTTGATTTAACTTAAATACAATAATGTCTCCTCCTTCAGGTTTGTTTAGTTTGTAAAGCAGACGACTTAATATCAAAAAATCATTGTTTTCCAGAGTATTTTGCATTGAATCTTGTTGCACAACAGTGGGTTTTACAAATGTAGTGATTATTAAAGCACTAATTAATGATATAACAATAGCCTTAGCCCATTCAATAATTTCTCTTCGCATCTTATTCCTTCTCTCTATAATTTTAATTTTTCATATAAATTACTTTTTCTTAAAATCTTATTTTTTAAAAATAGATTATATATACGGCTTAAGCTTCATTCTCTATATTGTATTACATCTAATTATTAAAACATAATTTTCAAAGTTTAAGTTTTAACCCTACCTTATGTATCTAAATTTTGTACAAATAAAATACTATTAATTTCATAATGTTTCCATACCAATTTCACCCCAAAACAGTTAAGAATAAGTCTACCCTGCCAGTACAAGTATTTTTCACCACAAAAATAAGTCAAAGACATGATCTTACCTATAGGAAACTTGTTATAGTCTAAACTACACGTTAAATTAATTTTACCTTTAATTTCACTTTAACCTATGAATTTTTGCAGAAATATCTTCTCTATTTGCTATGAACTGCTTATCCCATAAGTGTATTAAAATCTCTTATTTTTTTATTTCGATGCTAGTCTCTATTTTACCTGCATGAAAATCAAACACTCTAAACTTTCACTTGTCATCATTCTACAATTTAACCATGATAAAAAGTACCTACCTAAGCAGCAGATACCCTTTATAAGCCTTAAATCTTCAACACAATATTTACTTAACTCTACCAACACCCTCAGCCTCCGGCATCACTTTGATACCATGAGGATAAGTCTAGGAGTTTATAAGAATTTTTAAAACCACACCTTCTGTTAGTTTTCCAAAGTGCTGATCCTGTTTTTGAACAACGCTTACTAACACGCAAGACACAAAACAATACCTTTACTTTTTGTTATTAAGCTATGCTAAAGATATTATATCAATATTTTCAAAGTCCAACGTAACTATAGCAGTATTAAATTTGACTTCAAAAAGTACAAGAAATTGCCCTGCTTGATTAATCGTCTCTTCATAGCCTGGGATTTTTGATATAAAACTATCTTTTACATCAAGAATGCTGAGGTTACTTTTATTAACCTGTGCTTTTGCTTTAACGTGTTCATTCCCTTTATGAGGAACTGTTGTAAAAGCTA includes:
- a CDS encoding helix-turn-helix domain-containing protein, which codes for MHAWEGIQKTIDYIEGNMSEEIKIEELAEMAALSQFYFQRLFKRLVKKPGNEYIKLRMG
- a CDS encoding phage tail protein; the protein is MDCFIGQIELFPYNFVPQDWIACEGQLLQINANQALYSLLGARYGGNGSTTFGIPNLRGAEPVPGMIYCMALVGLYPMRS
- a CDS encoding phytanoyl-CoA dioxygenase — protein: MDNVEKPLTKITQILLQPEDQYNELTEAIDDLYRLFVSVSEIDLDTQENRNDIFVSNGKAIGATWAAICVKEILRTKRFIRGVYEGIKTALERFDIRPLHIVYAGTGPFAALAIPLTSVFSSEEISFTLLEINPTSIKALKKVIKAFQVEDYIIKIVECDAAKYQLDKSRSVHMIITETMQNALQKEPQVAITMNLVPQMEQRGILIPQNITIDAVLMSPEKNKDRMIGLTRTGEDYYRFLGRVFELDKETAFKYSAMNWKKDESLCFPRVSIEIPQDIMQEYWQLCLFTEINVFEDVRLTNWQCSLNLPKKIMDMRQSTAEKISFYYAMNDNPGLVYKMF
- a CDS encoding phosphodiester glycosidase family protein codes for the protein MKMKKTCFLMTLLFFFNLSSFYSVASSESVTYSSMKVQGKNIHVVTVNFNNPNLSFDVINANDSRVGWEDFTSMINRSTPVAAINGNYFNAYAQNEADIIPWGYIYKNGKQINSGATINRGSFAVTKNREIIINNGEEFAKDNIETMVEAGPLLILDGKIVYDPANSEFTEDKINQNPAQRSAIGITADGKVLMVTGSSIRMTELASIMKEIGCIAATNLDGGASSALYANTRYITRPGRKLNTVLAVYDNEKSANSNMNESSQPTSSNTEEAIQIIVNNQKLQLPSPAMILNARTMVPISAVAEALDAEVKWHALERQVVISKDTVNLILTIDSVNALVNDEVVLLDAPPIIANSRTYVPISFISNAFGVKTTWDSSTRSVNIVSE
- a CDS encoding DUF2196 domain-containing protein, producing MSCVLVSVVQKQDQHFGKLTEGVVLKILINS
- a CDS encoding cadherin-like beta sandwich domain-containing protein, with product MGNKKNIVLVILFSVMLSMFVPIETYASSNSITFDFDSGTINGSETSSVRQEIDGVTLVIEANRVSDVLIVAPEDWFDSMNNSSGDMILLHDGGWGPPHFSVNVRLLDNSPFNLTQFTYKGLNASDETITINPGGGNLEEHHVIGDMVNIYNNGHIIAPHNSANFQNITSFTITGTGTNQYLIFDNFVIDFTSNTEPTVTTGSLSSVTSTSATVSGNVTFDGGDTITERGIEYRVNGSGEPYTAVTASTVGTGEYSVDLTGLAPNTTYDVRAYATNSQGTSYGSVNSFTTLSNNADLSALSLSSGTLDTVFDSGTTEYTASVGNEVSSITVTPTVADATATVTVNGAAVVSGAASGAINLAVGANTITVVVTAQDGSTKPYTVVVTRGASSNADLSNLTLSEGTLSPVFDSGTTEYTASVGNEVSSMTVTPTVADATATVTVNGAAVVSGAASGAINLAVGENTITVVVTAQDGSTKPYTVVVTRGASSNADLSNLTLSEGTLSPVFASGTTDYTTSVANAVTSITVTPTVADATATVTVNGAEVVSGAASGAINLAVGENTITVVVTAQDGSTKSYTVVVTRGASNNADLSNLTLSEGTLSPVFASGTTDYTASVANAVTSITVTPTVVDATAMVTVNGAAVVSGAASGAINLDVGANTITVVITAQDASMKTYTLVVTREAAALSDNANLSGLSLSSGTLNPVFVSETTDYTASVANAVTSITVTPTVTDPSATVTVNGTPVVSGGASGAIGLNLGANTITVVVTAEDGTTIKTYTVTVTRAENLTYTVAYEGNGSTDGSVPLDSKAYEEGESITVLGNTGNLERTGYIFTGWNTQADGHGTNYSAGATFTMGTKNVTLYANWIDSTSIRMTANPDNVKGNTNFNQIFILNLYNDTVTGSVYADDINLGNIFSTLNISSVSNSNNKITLEVYGSLNTQGIGTIALNQSKLNNSTTPLIAEVLVTLNTVTYYGNGNTGGSVPTDSNRYAEGSSVTVLENTGNLVRSGYTFVGWNTQVDGSGIDYIPGSQVIMGISNVTLYAKWEAVQVPRYTVTYHGNGNTGGSVPTDSNAYEEGASVTVRGNTGNLVKTGYTFAGWNTQANGQGSSYTQGSTLIMATTNINLYAKWTKTSSGGGSSGGGNADNTIPALTPGPATEIEVEAIVDGEKIVELRTDSSVLSQKIDEIIALNQAEGKQGPKVLEISVAAQGANQIRSILTGDIVKKMEDNQFTLVINTEKVDYVIPAKEIAIEKVAAMLNVDVTSLQQIEIEVRINYSSEIKVNEIVQRGRDQGMEVITQPVEFQIVARTISTAGEVQETIVSQFTSYVSRVMEIPQDVDPSKITTGIIYNADGTFSHIPTTVYMENGKWYAKLNSLTNSSYLVVWNPITVASVENHWSKAAVNDMASRLVIKNPETFNPEGYITRGEFAKYITKALGIYRTGVAKVSKFTDVEVTNKLADAIETATEYGIIKGYPDGSFRPDAKISREEAMVMYSKAMDIVGLKEIDNSRIENYKDKEEIAAWAYEFVKKTVSIGVFSGRTGETINPKDTFTYAEAATAIRSLLVRAGLIND
- a CDS encoding pyridoxamine 5'-phosphate oxidase family protein, whose translation is MNTKSEFERIMATQTEIALATSVNDMCNVRIVNFIYDETSQTLFFATFGDNDKVKEFEQNRNVAFTTVPHKGNEHVKAKAQVNKSNLSILDVKDSFISKIPGYEETINQAGQFLVLFEVKFNTAIVTLDFENIDIISLA
- a CDS encoding cadherin-like beta sandwich domain-containing protein, which produces MKDQLEAQTNVALYKPAQASSFIKPYIPARAVDGSLNPVNRWLAHTVPNSLDVDLQTPYWIDRWVVKHMGDMGWSSPPYNMSDYEFHVSLDRFNWIKVDSVIGNTLKATDRKFEPVSARYVRVVVRKGLNCNPQLASIGQLEVYQAQPTSAYLNKLGLSSGILKPAFSPANSTYTADVGYTTESITVIPTAEDPNATIKVNGTVVQSGTASQPINLNVGSNTITVEVTSKVGGVVQNYSVNVTRASSAYLNNITISPPMVQLNPAFHKSIFVYTANAMPAIGSVTITPKAEDDNAAITVDGKSTTSGSGISVNLNSGQNVIPIIVSSKIGSDTKTYTITISKP
- the lepB gene encoding signal peptidase I, with product MRREIIEWAKAIVISLISALIITTFVKPTVVQQDSMQNTLENNDFLILSRLLYKLNKPEGGDIIVFKLNQKSSKDKSKLLIKRVIAIPGDEITISDGKVIKNGEILNEAYIKTDYTEGNINLIIPGGKIFVLGDNRGNSADSRDPDIGLIDMKDIVGKAFVRLYPFNRLGLLY